A genomic region of Populus nigra chromosome 11, ddPopNigr1.1, whole genome shotgun sequence contains the following coding sequences:
- the LOC133668430 gene encoding uncharacterized protein LOC133668430 has protein sequence MVRRGLNQRDLCAMHSMLSTVFFTYAFLLCSSLLCCFARDTITFAGSSISNDGGETLVSAGKRFELGFFTPEQRSVYESYVGIWYYRSNPRIVVWVANRDRPLLDDGAGLAVTDDGNLKILDKNRDPFWSTGLESTSKPGNRLAKLLDSGNLVLCDSNTLLTTILWQSFQHPTDTFLPGMKMSGDLKLTSWKSQVDPEEGYFTFQLDEETDQFVISDGYIKHWTSGDSSDFFSSERMPDRIAYFLSNFTRNVPPTKSKINITTPSTTNTTLLRSYFGNSRIRLDVEGELQYWSFDVNTNWSLQWLGPGDKCSVLNACGNFGSCNLYNRLACRCLPGFKPNSPENWRNGDFSGGCIRSAAVCGKNDTFLSLKNMRVGQTDIKFETENEKKCREECLSKCPCHAYSFVKEEVNMRRDRQPGYNTCLIWMDDLKDLQEEYSYGGPDLFVRVTVADIESKAKSCEPCGINVIPYPLSTGSDCGDPMYFSFYCDNSTGKLSFKTHNGNYSVTTINQDTRTFVIQEKDVDDCNASTRGQIRKFNTSFPFKMNASKRWCDTVAGNFISNVSSQGLVEIDIGWEPPQEPVCSSSSDCDDWPNSTCNVTRNGTARCLCNSNFWWDGMALNCVHVFDGQAGGYSRKKKPLSLIVGVTIACVIVLSSIFLYICIFMRKKAKQRESQQNSERNAALLYGTEKRVKNLIDAEEFNEEDKKGIDVPFFDLDSILAATDYFSEANKLGRGGFGPVYKGKFPGGQEIAIKRLSSVSGQGLEEFKNEVILIARLQHRNLVRLVGYCIKGDEKILLYEYMPNKSLDSFIFDRDLGMLLNWEMRLDIILGVARGLLYLHQDSRLRIIHRDMKTGNILLDAEMNPKISDFGLARMFEGKQTEGSTNRVVGTYGYMSPEYALDGLFSVKSDVFSYGVVVLEILSGKRNTGYFNSDEAQSLLAYAWRLWREDKALDLMDETLRESCNTNEFLRCVNAALLCVQDDPADRPTMSNVVVMLSSETANLPVPKNPAFFIRRGLSGTAFASSKQEILSSWMCSARDNMTSSTTPLRDEMGDTLVSSGERFELGFFTPYGRNDGKKYLGIWYYRYSPQTFVWVANRENPLDNSRGVFSLGQDGNLQVMDGNRTSYWSARIESTSSSSSFTRRLKLMDSGNLVLIQEAANGSAILWQSFDYPTDTFLPGMKINKNFMLTSWKSPSDPAPGDFKFQLDERENQYIFMKNGSIPYWKSGVSGSFVRSDERLWLVSNLLMNSSRKPSRPLGNTTTNGNPYNRINSTAVNYNNARLVMNFGGQLQFFLWRNANWTLNWWEPSDRCSVFDACGSFGSCNSLNRIPCKCLPGFQPKSPDNWKLGNFSEGCERMSPLCSNDVAPSFLELKSMKAGKPDAEPDYSDEHDCMIKCHSNCNCQAYSYHKAEKGDNNFTCWTWFKDLNNIQEQYDRGRDLKVRVPLSAIASVKRKCEICGTTIIPYPLSTGPNCGDKMYFRFHCDDSISQLMFEAPDGAHYRVTGIDEELQKFSIDVGYADCTAIESMGNYMQHHNQSWPFHVIGRCDANRSNIILGSSFEGTRFAEVEIGWAKPSEPLCNSLDECNDWQHSTCSSATNGMKRCLCSKSFWWDPKTVSCIPASTKKRRSLYLVLLGAIAASVIILCASFFLYNLRRSTKVTGRENRENNQGNAAFHLNDTERRPRDLIYADHYTVDDKKGIDVPFFDMECILAATDNFSGANKLGQGGFGPVYKGKLPGGQEIAIKRLSYGSGQGLEEFKNEITLIVKLQHRNLVRLLGYCAEGCEKMLLYEYMPNKSLDVFIFDRTLCVLLNWELRFNIIMGIARGLLYLHRDSRLKIIHRDLKTSNVLLDEEMNPKISDFGLARILRGQQTEANTQRVVGTYGYMAPEYAMDGDFSTKSDVFSFGVVVLEILSGKRNAAFYKSDQNFSLLAYAWRLWKEEKVLDLMDRALCETCDANEFVRCVNVGLLCVQEHQWDRPTMSNVVFMLESDTASLPTPKKPGFAASRSLFNTASSSSKADSYVDLTNTLEQGR, from the exons ATGGTAAGAAGAGGTCTTAACCAGAGAGATCTATGTGCAATGCATAGCATGCTATCAACCGTTTTCTTTACTTATGCTTTCTTATTATGCTCCTCCCTTTTATGTTGCTTTGCTAGAGATACCATCACATTTGCTGGTAGTTCGATTAGTAATGATGGTGGAGAAACTCTTGTTTCAGCAGGAAAAAGGTTTGAACTGGGGTTCTTTACTCCTGAACAGCGTTCTGTTTACGAAAGCTATGTAGGAATTTGGTATTACAGGTCGAATCCACGAATAGTTGTGTGGGTTGCCAATCGAGACCGCCCACTTCTTGATGATGGAGCAGGTTTGGCTGTCACAGATGATGGAAACCTCaagattttggataaaaatagaGATCCTTTTTGGTCTACAGGGCTTGAATCAACATCAAAACCAGGGAATCGGTTGGCTAAGCTCTTAGATTCTGGGAACTTGGTTTTGTGTGATAGTAATACCCTTTTGACAACTATTCTATGGCAAAGCTTTCAACATCCAACTGATACATTTCTTCCAGGTATGAAGATGAGTGGGGATCTAAAATTGACTTCATGGAAAAGTCAAGTTGATCCAGAAGAAGGTTACTTCACATTTCAGCTAGATGAAGAAACGGACCAGTTTGTTATCTCCGATGGCTATATAAAGCACTGGACTAGTGGGGACTCAAGTGATTTCTTTAGCTCAGAAAGAATGCCTGATAGAATAGCATATTTTCTATCGAACTTCACCAGAAATGTACCTCCtacaaaatcaaaaatcaacatAACAACTCCATCTACTACAAATACAACTCTATTACGCTCATATTTTGGTAATTCAAGGATTAGGTTGGATGTTGAAGGGGAGCTACAATACTGGAGCTTCGATGTGAATACAAATTGGTCTTTGCAATGGTTGGGGCCGGGAGACAAATGCAGTGTGCTTAATGCCTGTGGGAACTTTGGAAGCTGCAATCTATACAATAGGTTGGCTTGCAGATGTTTGCCCGGATTTAAGCCTAACTCACCGGAAAATTGGAGGAATGGAGATTTCTCTGGTGGTTGCATCAGAAGCGCTGCCGTATGTGGGAAGAATGACACCTTCTTGAGCTTGAAGAATATGAGAGTTGGGCAAACAGACATTAAATTTGAGACTgagaatgaaaagaaatgcaGAGAGGAGTGTCTCAGTAAGTGCCCATGCCATGCTTATTCCTTTGTGAAGGAGGAAGTCAATATGCGAAGGGACAGACAACCTGGCTACAACACTTGCTTGATCTGGATGGATGATCTTAAAGATCTCCAGGAGGAATATTCTTATGGTGGGCCCGATCTCTTTGTTCGTGTCACCGTTGCTGACATAG AATCAAAGGCTAAAAGTTGTGAGCCTTGTGGCATAAATGTGATTCCTTATCCTCTAAGTACTGGATCAGATTGTGGTGACCCCATGTACTTCAGTTTCTACTGCGATAATTCCACAGGAAAACTCAGCTTTAAGACACACAACGGCAACTATAGTGTCACTACCATCAATCAAGATACAAGAACATTTGTTATCCAAGAGAAAGATGTAGATGATTGTAATGCCAGTACAAGAGGTCAAATTCGGAAGTTCAACACGTCATTTCCATTTAAGATGAACGCCTCTAAACGTTGGTGTGATACCGTGGCAGGAAATTTTATTTCCAACGTTTCATCTCAAGGTCTGGTAGAAATAGATATTGGTTGGGAGCCACCTCAAGAGCCAGTCTGCTCTTCATCTTCAGACTGCGACGATTGGCCAAATTCAACTTGCAATGTAACAAGAAATGGTACAGCGAGATGCCTCTGCAATTCAAATTTTTGGTGGGATGGCATGGCTCTAAATTGCGTTCATG TTTTCGATGGACAAGCAGGAGGATATTCGAGAAAAAAGAAACCATTGTCTTTGATTGTAGGAGTTACAATTGCTTGTGTCATAGTTCTATCAAGCATCTTCCTTTACATCTGCATTTTTATGAGAAAGAAGGCCAAACAACGAG AAAGCCAGCAAAATAGTGAAAGAAATGCAGCTCTTTTGTATGGCACTGAGAAACGGGTCAAGAACTTGATAGATGCAGAAGAGTTCAACGAAGAAGATAAGAAGGGCATAGATGTACCTTTCTTTGATTTAGACAGCATACTAGCGGCTACGGATTATTTTTCAGAAGCAAACAAGCTTGGAAGAGGGGGCTTCGGGCCTGTTTACAAA GGAAAATTTCCAGGAGGTCAAGAAATTGCAATAAAACGACTCTCTAGTGTTTCAGGACAAGGCCTAGAGGAGTTTAAGAATGAGGTGATTTTGATTGCTAGATTGCAGCATCGGAATCTTGTCAGACTAGTAGGCTATTGCATaaaaggagatgaaaagattttaCTTTAtgaatatatgcctaacaaaAGCTTAGATTCCTTCATATTTG ATCGAGATCTGGGAATGTTACTGAATTGGGAGATGCGCTTAGATATCATTTTAGGAGTTGCTAGAGGTCTTCTTTATCTCCACCAAGATTCTAGACTCAGGATTATTCATCGTGATATGAAAACGGGCAACATTTTATTAGATGCGGAAATGAATCCCAAAATTTCTGACTTTGGATTGGCAAGGATGTTCGAAGGCAAACAAACCGAAGGGAGCACAAACAGAGTTGTTGGAACTTA TGGCTATATGTCGCCGGAGTACGCATTAGATGGCTTATTCTCTGTCAAATCTGATGTTTTTAGTTACGGCGTTGTTGTACTTGAGATTCTTAGTGGGAAAAGGAACACAGGATATTTTAATTCTGATGAAGCCCAAAGCCTTCTAGCTTAT GCTTGGAGATTATGGAGAGAAGACAAGGCATTGGATTTAATGGACGAGACATTACGTGAAAGTTGCAACACCAATGAGTTTCTAAGGTGTGTAAATGCTGCACTCTTATGCGTACAAGATGATCCAGCCGACCGTCCGACCATGTCAAATGTTGTTGTGATGCTTAGCAGTGAAACTGCAAACTTGCCGGTTCCTAAGAACCCAGCCTTTTTTATACGAAGAGGCCTTTCTGGCACAGCTTTTGCTTCAAGTAAACAAGAGA ttcttagttcTTGGATGTGCTCGGCCAGGGATAACATGACATCGTCCACTACTCCACTCAGGGATGAAATGGGAGATACTCTTGTTTCTTCTGGAGAAAGATTTGAACTTGGATTCTTCACTCCATATGGGAGAAATGATGGCAAGAAATACCTAGGCATCTGGTATTACAGATACAGCCCTCAAACTTTTGTGTGGGTTGCTAACCGTGAAAATCCACTCGATAATTCCAGGGGAGTTTTTTCCCTCGGACAAGATGGAAACCTCCAGGTGATGGATGGAAATAGAACATCTTACTGGTCCGCAAGGATAGAATCaacatcatcttcatcttctttcacTCGGAGGTTGAAGCTCATGGATTCCGGGAACTTAGTCTTGATCCAAGAAGCTGCAAATGGTTCAGCAATATTGTGGCAAAGCTTCGATTATCCAACTGACACATTTCTTCCTGGAATGAAGATAAACAAGAACTTTATGTTGACTTCTTGGAAGAGTCCCAGTGACCCAGCACCAGGAGACTTCAAATTTCAGCTTGATGAAAGAGAAAACCAGTACATCTTCATGAAGAACGGATCGATTCCGTACTGGAAAAGTGGAGTTTCAGGAAGTTTTGTAAGATCCGACGAAAGGCTCTGGCTTGTTTCTAACTTGCTCATGAATTCCAGCAGGAAACCAAGCAGACCTCTTGGGAACACAACTACAAATGGAAATCCTTATAATAGAATAAATTCAACAGCTGTGAATTATAACAATGCAAGACTGGTGATGAATTTCGGTGGGCAGTTACAGTTTTTCCTCTGGAGAAATGCGAATTGGACTTTGAACTGGTGGGAACCAAGTGATCGATGCAGTGTATTTGATGCTTGTGGGAGTTTTGGTAGCTGCAATAGTCTAAATAGGATTCCTTGCAAGTGTTTGCCAGGATTTCAGCCCAAGTCACCTGACAATTGGAAATTAGGAAACTTTTCAGAGGGGTGTGAAAGAATGTCACCTTTGTGCAGCAACGATGTGGCTCCGAGCTTCTTGGAGTTAAAATCGATGAAAGCAGGAAAGCCTGATGCTGAACCTGACTACTCAGATGAACATGACTGTATGATCAAGTGCCATAGCAATTGCAACTGCCAGGCATATTCTTATCATAAGGCTGAAAAGGGGGATAATAATTTTACATGCTGGACTTGGTTTAAGGATCTCAACAACATTCAGGAGCAGTATGACAGGGGTCGTGACCTCAAAGTCCGTGTGCCACTTTCAGCAATAG CATCGGTGAAAAGAAAATGTGAGATTTGCGGCACTACCATAATCCCCTACCCGCTAAGCACGGGACCAAACTGTGGCGATAAAATGTACTTCAGGTTCCACTGTGATGATTCCATTAGCCAGCTTATGTTTGAGGCACCTGATGGTGCCCACTATCGTGTAACTGGCATTGATGAAGAGTTGCAAAAATTTTCAATAGACGTTGGCTATGCAGATTGTACAGCTATCGAGTCGATGGGAAACTATATGCAGCACCACAACCAGTCCTGGCCATTTCATGTAATTGGAAGATGCGACGCTAACCGTAGTAATATTATATTAGGTTCTTCATTTGAAGGTACAAGATTTGCTGAAGTTGAAATCGGCTGGGCTAAACCATCTGAACCACTCTGTAACTCACTCGATGAATGCAATGACTGGCAACATTCAACCTGCAGTTCTGCAACAAATGGGATGAAAAGGTGCCTTTGCAGTAAATCCTTTTGGTGGGATCCCAAAACGGTCAGTTGCATTCCAG CATCTACAAAGAAAAGGAGGTCATTATATCTAGTTTTACTTGGAGCTATTGCAGCTTCTGTAATCATCCTATGTGCTTCCTTCTTTCTGTATAATTTGCGAAGATCAACGAAGGTTACTGGTCGAG AAAACAGAGAAAACAATCAGGGGAATGCAGCATTTCACTTGAATGACACTGAGAGACGACCCAGGGATTTGATATATGCTGACCATTACACTGTAGATGATAAGAAAGGCATAGATGTACCATTTTTTGACATGGAATGCATACTAGCTGCTACAGATAACTTCTCGGGTGCAAACAAGCTAGGACAAGGGGGTTTTGGGCCTGTTTACAAG GGAAAGTTACCGGGAGGCCAAGAAATAGCTATAAAAAGACTTTCTTATGGTTCAGGGCAAGGCTTGGAGGAATTCAAGAATGAAATTACATTGATCGTCAAACTTCAACATCGTAATCTTGTTAGACTTTTGGGATACTGTGCAGAAGGATGTGAGAAAATGTTACTATATGAATACATGCCAAACAAGAGCTTGGATGTCTTCATATTTG ATCGGACGCTGTGCGTGTTATTAAATTGGGAACTGCGCTTTAACATTATCATGGGAATCGCTCGAGGACTGCTTTATCTTCACCGAGATTCAAGGCTGAAGATCATTCACAGAGACTTGAAAACAAGCAATGTCCTCTTAGATGAGGAGATGAACCCCAAAATTTCTGATTTCGGCCTGGCAAGGATCTTAAGAGGCCAACAAACAGAGGCAAACACACAGAGAGTTGTTGGGACTTA CGGCTACATGGCACCGGAGTATGCAATGGATGGGGATTTCTCAACGAAGTCTGATGTCTTTAGCTTCGGTGTGGTTGTACTTGAAATTCTCAGTGGAAAAAGAAATGCGGCATTTTACAAGTCTGATCAAAATTTTAGCCTTTTAGCTTAT GCATGGAGGTTGTGGAAAGAGGAAAAGGTACTGGATTTGATGGACCGAGCATTATGCGAAACTTGTGACGCAAATGAATTTGTGAGGTGTGTGAATGTTGGCCTCTTATGTGTGCAAGAACATCAATGGGATCGTCCCACCATGTCAAACGTAGTTTTCATGCTTGAAAGTGACACTGCATCTCTACCAACTCCAAAGAAACCAGGATTTGCAG